From the Leucoraja erinacea ecotype New England chromosome 4, Leri_hhj_1, whole genome shotgun sequence genome, the window agtgatagccctgtcccacggtacgagtccatcacaagagctcccccgagtttaaaaaaaatcaaactcgtggaaagcACGGAAAATGaatgtagtgggtacgtcggagctcgggacgtcttggggacgctaacggcaggtactcgggaagactcactaatggcaggtaagcacgggaagactcatgaagatttttcaacatgttgaaaaatgtccacgagagtaccaacgagtggccattaccgtaaatctccgagttcgaatcaggtcaaactcatgagagctcttggaatgaactcataccgtggaacAGGGGTTTgacgctgctctagccgaggtttggagcaagcagccaacaaccagtatgcatcacccatggtcaatcatgaccgaagggggcctaccaGAGAGCTGAAAATGCATAAATGTCTAAATTGGTTATTTTTTCCATTGTATAATTGTGTATCAGTAAAATAAAGTGATTTTGATATGATTAGGTGCTCTGCTCTTTGCTAAAACCTGGGCAAAGAGATCTGCCTTCACCCATGTCTGGAGTGGTGAAATATTCCGTTTATTGCATTTGTCAGTTGCATTTTAACATTGTCACTTATATCCTGTTTATACTGTCAACTGCAAATCAAAACATTTCCAATTTCCAGTACACTTGGGTTTATAATTGACAGTATCAACTCAGGCTTGTCTCAAGAATAGATTCCCCAAGACCGGAAAATGTAGATTGCTCCAGTATGTGTTTTGGGTGCATCAAGATAAACTTATCCGCTCTGATCCACAAGGCAACATGCACACAAGGAAATAGAAAATCACAATGCAAATGGGAGAGATTTAATTGCAACACATAATGCTTGCAGTTGTATCAAGCTTTATCTGTTTATATTTTGAAAAGTCGAATGCTGTTCTCCATTATTAATTTGGTGCTCCCTATTATTTATTTTCAGAACAAATCAGCAGCAGAATCAATAATCAACGATATTGGGTGAGGTTCAAAAACTTATTTAACaaagaaaagtatttgatgataaATATCACTTTTACAATTCTCAATGAATTTAACAATCTGGTTTAAATTAGGTACAGAATTCATTTTCTCATTTGCAGAATGCTTGTTATCTTCAttgtttttttaacatttcatTATTTACAAAATTCCTTTCAATATCTTATCAAAAGATGGGGAAATAGTATCAAACTAATAAAAACAAATGATAAAGATCAAATGGAAAGCACCGTCACTGAAACACAGATTTAAAATTGAAAAACACACGATAAAATATAAATATGCCAAATATACCTTCCTGCGACGTTCAACAATTAGACTacatgtgtagaaaggagctgcagatgttggtttataccaaagatggacacaacgtgctggagtaactcagaccacATTTCTGATGTTATTATCaaggaaaatgcatctgtagaaatttctGACTTTATTTTACTTAATTCATTCAAAAAATATATCCTGTTACAAACTATCAATGTATTTGGTGTGACTAGCCTAGCTGAAATTGATATTATTCACCAGATAATTAACAGCGGCAAGCAATCAAATTGCACACGCCACTGCATTACCAGTTTGAATATGCTGCCTCCAAAATGTCCAACATACAGCCAATTTctaatgataacattgaataaaaAAATGTTCCTGGCATCTTTTTACATTTTTGTCCATGTTGTAAGCCTTGAAATATCTATTGAAATACCATTGAAATTCTCACAAACAATGCACAAAATGTTACATCTCTGATTTCACAAAGAACCAATGCTACATAAAGGTATCATTCTGCTTGAGATATATTACAACTACTGCTTCCATATGTCAACAGTGAGTAGTGTTTCAACTGCACTGAAGTCACACTTGCATGGAACACAACACCAACGTTTAGTTGCACACCTATATGCAAAATctgtttcatttttcatttatGCTTTTCTTCTGACCATGTGCAATTTGTCCAATGTGCAATTTGTAACCAAGCTGGCACCCAACGGATTTGCTTTGTCGCCATTTAACTTCAACACAAAGAGTTATACAAGGTGACTTATCCTCCAATTTCCTCATCTTCATCTCTACATTACACGCTGTCCCTGCATCCCTGTCTTTTCAGAATGACTTCCCTTCCTCAATACCCCCTTCCCCCAAAAGATTATTGGATTACTTTCACAAAATGTGAAGACACACTCAAAAAATGTATCTAAAATATTATTTGACACAAATTTATTTTACTGTGtttcagattttccttcttaaaagcttATATTCTTATCGACTTTATCTAAGCTAGTCGCATTTGCCCATGttaggcccatttccctctaaaccttgccaATCCTTGTACCTCCTGAATGTGTCTGTGAATGTtgatattgtacctgcttcaacttcttcctctggcaactcattccatttacctactaccctttgtgtgcaaaaggtgcccctcaggttcctattaaattttccctcTTACCGTAAATTTATGCCCTCGAGATttttgattcccctgccctgCAAAAAACACTTAGTCACATCTACTGTATCTATTTCCCTCAGGATTTTATACCCCTTAATATAAGATCATACCttagcctcctgtgcttcaaggaataaagtcctagcctgcccagcttCTCCCAGATCCTCGGGTCCTGGCATGTTTTTCGTAAGAGTGCAGAAGCTTCATGAGGATATAGCCAGGATCTGATGGCCTaagccaagggttcccaacctgcggtaaatttacccccaggggtaaattctggatttgtacatactttttctcattgactgactgtgtttggttctggtataaatctgttcatcattatttgttcataaataagtgaaataacattgttgccaggggtaaacgagaCGAAAaaggttgacaatagacaataggtgcaggagtaggccattcggccattcgagccagcaccaccattcaatgtgatcatggctgatcacccctggcatgtgatcatagctgattggGAACCCCTGGCctatgctatagggagaggttgggcaggatacGACTATATAtcgcttggagcacaggaagctggtgcgtgatcttatcgaggtgtttaagatcatgaagggaatagatagggtgaatgtacagagtattttacccagaatagggaaatcaattaccagaggacatcggtttaagatgagaagggaaagatttaataggaacctgagatggcaactttttcacatagagtggtgggatatggaacgagctgcgagaggaagtagttgaggcaggtactataacaacatttaaaagtcactttgacaggcacatggataagaaaggtttagagggatgggccaaatgcaggcaggtgggactggcggagatgggtcatcttgatcagcatggacaagttgggctgatgggcctatttccgtgctgtattactctatttccctaactgatgaaggccaacgtgacAAAAAAGCCATCTACACTACCCTATCTACCGGTGATGCCACTTCTCCACATTCCTTTCAATCTGCTGCTGTAAATCAGAGAAATTATCTGAATTCACAGTGCTATATATACCTTCTTTGTTGACAAGAAAAAATTGTGGCATATGTATTCTTTTTGAATTCCCAACATGCATCAAAATGAATCAGTAGAAGTTAGATAAGTGGATATGACCCACAAGGAAGTCACATCAAGATGTCATTTTAGGCTCCTTAAAGAATAAACAGCAGCAGTTAGTGACCCCACATGATTCTTAGATAAATAACAGCTGCAAAGCAGCAATTACAGCTCATAACTAATATTATATACAGTAGACATAaaacactgcaaatgctggaatctggagcaccaaGCTCTCTGCTGGAAGAagtcagtgggtcgagcagcatctggggGAGTAGGGGGAAGGAAATATGGACGTTTCACCCCAACAGATGTTGctcgacccactgaattcctccagaagATTGGTTATTTCATGTACTACAGCAGTTCCTTGTAACAAAGTTGAATTAGCACatttgcaagaatttcattgctctatctaggacatatgacaataaaacaatcttgactcttgtctctcttgattcttgaatcttCTTAaaggtaaaggccctgtcccactttcccgagttgctcacgaattctcccgagttttccccttgattcaaactcggagaatgtccgtagtgagtccgtagatattttgtagcagctcgtaatgccagctgtaggtactcggggcattttttgtaagtcgggacgtttttacagcattttgaaaaatgtccacgagtaaaaaaaatagccccgagtagctacgctggcatctccgagtttgaatcaaggggaaacctTGGGAGAatgcgtgagtaactcgggaaaatggGAGAGGGCCTTAACGGTGCCACCTACATGGAGTTTCTACATTTCCTAAATATTGTTAGAGCATTATCTGGACTCAAAATGAACCACAGATTGGTTCAACTTCATTGTGGGAAATATTTCAGATATATCTTCAATCCCACAGTCCTCCCTACAACGTTCCATGGTATTGAGTGCTACAATTAAATGGTCCACAGAGACTTTGCGGAATCTACAGCAAACTTTCATTGAATAATTCCTAGTCCCATATAGCTCTACAATTTACCAGATATGTTATCACTAATTTGGAACGATTGTTCCGGTTTTTTGATTTATTTGATTTATATTCTATATTTATatattgtgagtatgtgtgtatatatacacacactgaactttttttcctctcgtttatcatattatttctTATGATGACATATTTTGTCGTGCAGCAGCAATCTTAAGAATTTCAATGCTCTATCTATATTATGGCAAGAGTATTTCTTGTTATCGTCTCTTTGATTCTATATCTTGGAATGTCCCACTTTCGTGGTTATTTGATGGGCTTGATTCAAACCATACCCCCCTTCTTCAAAGCTTTTTACATCATGCAAACTGATGTAAAACGTACgaagccgaacgcactatgggaacttcactcaccccctgcaGGAAACTATACAACAGGGGTGGagaactccagagcaaacaaaatcagagGGGACGGTGCCCTACATGGAGTTTCCATTTCCTAAATATTGTTAGAGCATGATCTGGACTCAAAATGAACCACAGATTGGTTCCTTCATTGTGGGAAATATTTCAGATATATCTTCAATCCCACAGTCCTCCCTACAACATTCCATGGCGGTGAGACAATTAGATGGTTAAGCAGGACTTTGCGGAATCTAGAGGCAATTCGGTCTGTCCCAATAGCCTATTCACCAGGTtataactctacagaacgtttatccttccattatttattatgaataagaatatgtgtgttatgattgtgtttataatttgtttggttgttttgctgtttgtcttttgcacaaaagtccgcgagcattgccactttcattttgattcactgcacatctcgtatgtgtatgtgacaaataaacttgacttgacttgattatccCGCTTCTCCATTGAAAAATGAATGGTAGGAAAACTGAAACAAATCTTTATTCCAGTAGCATTTATAAAGTGCTCACAATGAAAGGATGTGAATTGTGGACCATGGGCTGATATGACTTCATTTTgactgagtgtttaagaaggaactgcagatgctggaaaatcgaaggtacacaaaaactgctgcacccgctgagtttctccagcatttttgtgtactttcattTTGACTGAGCTTGGTAAAGATGGATTTTAATTCTTTAGTTATAGCAGTATATGGGCTCACATGTGTGACTTCTAACCTGTAGGAATGGCTTAATTTCAAAAATTGGTCCACTGGTTTATCACAATCGATACAAATCTGTGATACTGTGGACCAGCTGCtcccacacagcaccagagacccaggttccatccagaatctgtggattttacacattctctctgtgatcacatggatttcctctgtgttcttcccacatcccaaagacatgccagtGTGCACGTTAAtttgtctgtaaaattgctcctggtgtgtaggtagtggatgaaaaagttggataacataaaaCATATGTGAATGATTGATCGATGGGTGGTGTGGACTCTGTGTGCtgcagggcatgtttccatgttgtatctcactCTCTAATCTGCAGAAACTGTCTTAACAGAGAACGGCACACCTGAAGTGCTGCTTTAGGGTTTGTGTTAACAGTCCCAACATCCTGTAAATTTACTGCCTAGGCCTACTAATTTTATGTCATTGCCAGGCCAATAGACAaatcctctggccactgctttcatttaaaaaaatatccaagtGCTGTGCATTAAATTCTTCCGTTATCATTTCCTAACACTCTTTCAAGATCACAGTCCTGTATAACAGTTTATACAATCCTGGTTGATATTCATTTCATATTGTGAGATGTTTCCGGTCTTCAGATGGCCCTGTTGTCTATTCATTCAATGAGTGTGGATTGTTGCACTTTCTTTTGTCCAACTATTTCCACTGCCATTACATTATCATCTACTATCTATATAATACAAACTTTGTTCTTTACCTTTGTTGTAGCCTCATCATATAGTTCTAACAAAGTATCTGGTGTACCATTTTGTCTTTATGCCCTTTATTCAATATCATAGAGAAACTGAGATGGTAACATAACCCACCTTTGTACCCATcattcagacattgtgggcataTTTCAGATCCCAGCATAACTAGCAGAGATTTGTGATCAGTGAAGAGTCTTATGAATAAAAATTGCAAAACTCCAAATCACTTAGGACTCTTTTTCAACTTGCATACATTTTATTTCACTTTTGGGATGTGCATGCAGTAGGCCTCTTATCCTCTCAAGTGTCGATCACTGATATGACAAATCATTCTTTCAATAACTTACTCAGAAGCTGTGTCAGCCatactgtgctgtataactcgaaAAAAACAACTTCTGAGGCATTTCTTGCAGAGATTATATGCATATCATTGATCCTCATTCCAGTGCCTTTCTTCATCTTTCATCAAGATATCAATACTGTAGCAATATCTGTAAAATTAGCGCTTTTCTATTTACTGCCCGCAGCTCTTTTTCATCTACTTGTAGACGTAAATAATTACTTCCTTCTGGATATAGGCGTATTTCATCTAAGCTTTATATTAAGCCAATACAGCTTCTAAACATTCCCAAGTATTTGAAGGTTCTCTGCCTctgtggcttttttgtaattagGTAATCATCCTGATTGTACAAACAATGCTCCCGTAGCTTCTTATCTATAGTTATGTGGAATGTTTTTAGTCAATTTTGTCCCATGGTAATTTCATAAGTGTGCCACCCTGGTAGATATTAATCATCAGGAAATGCAAGCTATCTTACCAATATTAAGCTGGGCATAGAAATGAGAGGACCAGCATTTTGAGGGGGTTGCTTGTTATCTACACTGCTCCAACAGGCCATTTTGTAAACTCTACAAAAGCCTATTGTTTTGTCCACCTCGAAGACCATATGATGAGCATTGCCGACtctgtaagggaatcaagaatcacaGCTCATGGATATAaggtgaggaagggggaggaagatttaataggaacttgaagggcaacttttttacacaaagggcggtgggtacatggaacgtggtgccagaggagtagttgaggcatgtactatcacaacgtttaagaaacatttgaacaggcacatggataagataggttatGGGCAACACACAGGCAGGTTGGAttggtgttgatggggcatgttggtcagtacgggcaagttgggccgaagggcctgttaccaagcTGTTTGACTCAATGACTCAGCAGGAATGCCATTGACACTATTGACTACCAGTCTTCCTCTTGCTCAATGATCTCAATGTTGTGTAAACCTCCCTTCTTGGTTTTGACTGTACTTGGTTCCTTTCAATTGCAATATTGCCTGACAGCTCAATTCTAGTGTGTTTTGTTCAGTTCAGGCAAGCGTGTAGAGGCTATATGTTCTTGTTTGTAGCAACTCAAACATTTTATAGCTCCAAACCGACAGGCTTGAGCCAAGTGGTTCTCATGGTAACAGTAAAGTGTTTCCGCCATAATGTTTTCTGCACCACTTTTGCTCAAGTGGCCTGGGCTTAACTTTAGAGACCCCACCATTTCTCCTACCAATATGGTGCACTCCTTGTATTTTCAGAGGCCATTCCCACAGATGTGACCATTCTGCAAGCCCATGTAAATATTTCATCTTGCAAGCTTATTAACTTGGATGGAGACATTCATCTTAAAAGCCATTCTCATGGACTCTCTCACAGTATGCAATTCTGAAATATGTTGAACCAACATTGCCTCCACAGGTTTTCAGAACAATTGCTCATAATCGTCTCCCCTAACTTCTGATTGCAAATCAAGTAGGTCAGTAATCAGGAAATGTTGTAAACCTTTCTGATTTCTGACGGTACTGGCTTGCTGTGGTTTGTCAGGATCACACAGGCATCTCGACTTACTACTACTAACAAGATCATCGATCTTTTTCACATACTGTATAACTAAATCTTTGTCCTCATTCTCTTTTTCAATATAATTACTTGTCATTCTTTCAAACATAAGATCAGCTCCACATTTTGTCATAGCCTCTCAAATTTCCAACAGGCATAGTTAGGAGCAGTCCTACCGCTTCGTACAACTGCTGCAATAGTTATAAGGCCAATCTTCAgctaattgaatttaattgaactgAAAGATACAAAGAATTAAGTTCTTTGGCTCACTGAACTCACTTGATTGACcgtcgatcaccctttcacgctagttccatgttatcccactttcacatccattccctacacacggccacagggagaacacgtcaactcacatagacagcacctgtcgtcaggatggaactgggtctctggtgctgggaggcagcagctctaccagatgcatcactgtgccgcctgaGATTAATTCTACATGCAGTACGTTTTACCCTTGTAGTTCAATCCTCAACCCAGCTCACTGTCATTATTTGCATCTCCTGAACTCACCCTGCCAATGTTGAACAACGTTAATGCTTTCAATGGCTGTGATTCTTTGCCATCACATGATCACCAGTCTGCTTTTCAAATGACCACGGTCTATTAGCAGAGTGTAGAGAGAAATACATAAGAGATCAAAGAAGCACAGAACAAGACACATATTCTTTATTCAGGGGCTCCTTACACACAGTCTCTTTGGAAATGTCTATGAACATTAAAACATGGCCCCGAGAAGAGTTAGCAACACAATACAATCTTTAAAGTAATAGTAGTCTTAACACAACCAACATTACCTACCCTGCAACATTTAACCATTTTAAAATCAAGCTGGATAGATGTCAAGTCGCTAAATATTTTTAAAGTCATATTTAATTACTCAATGCCCTTTCCGATTCAGAAGCAAAGTTAGGAGGATCATAAACTATGCGCATTAACATCAAATAAAAGTCCATCAACTCTGACGTACAGTAATTATACAAGCTGCAATCCCAGTCCATTCTGGTCAAAGGAAATGGACTGTACAACAAAGTCACTCAATAAAAGTTCACATAGAAAGTCCCTGCAAATTTAAATAATTAGCCTGGTAGTCATAAGCTTTTAATGGGAAATGCACTGAAAAGTAGACATAGACTGCAGACCTGAGAGAGGTCaaatttttgaaataaaaaatcttgttagttttttttagtatgaCATTTATAGTCATTAATCTACTAGCCAAGAAGAACAAGAACATTAAATTTTATCTTCAAGGAGTATTCTGGACAACTTGACTTCCCATGCACAACAATAACCTCTGCATAATCAAAACACCAAAGCAGTGCCataaatatattatatatgtACACTAAAAGGGAACTTTCAAATCAACAACTCACGTGCTGAAATATTTAAATTCCATGCTGCTATACATGATTTGATTTTACTGAACAAAATGGCATTGAAAAGGTAAACCCATTAAAAACAAATCAGTAATAAGTCTGAAAGGTATTTTACCTCCACAGAGAGCATAGCCATCATTTTCTTTCACAAATAGGAAGGTTAAAAATCAGCATCATAGTAATCACAAAACTGAAACCACATTCAGCTGTTTCCTGGAACACAACGCTGGGCCTACAAACTCCCCAGGAAAGTGATGCTGCAATGTTTTATTTCCGTCAGCAGTGGCAGAGAGATCCCGGAATTCTCGGATTTGGGAGTTTGCATGCATGTGGGGAAAGACACAGCTAACAGAAGTTTGCAACACATTATCTTGTTGAAGCGTCACACCAATACGTGCACAAACTTGCAAGCTGTGTTCTCTCTCAAGTTGCACTAGTTTATGACCTACAAGAAGAGTACGCAGGTTTGACTCGGGTTCTGGTCAAAAACAACTCATCCACAAGAACAAGacgtgctgctgttgctgctgctgctgcttcgtCATGGTCATGGACACTTGTGATTGCCAGCCGAGCAGTGTGCAGTTACAACTGCAGtggtcctctctctccctcttacacACACAAACAAGGCCCTCTCCCTGTCACTCCCCACATGGCCCAGACACTCCATCCGAGTCCAAACCCTGTCAGACTCGGCTTCCTTGTGCCTGGAGACCGGACAACCCCACTAATCCACCCTTCGGCCATGAACGCACTCGTGCCAGATAGCAGATGCTGCAATTGCCCCGCCATTTGACAATATGTTTCATTAATAACAGTGAtctatttgttgtttttttttgttattccaCAATCCAAACTGAGGGAGTCTTTAACTGAGTTTCTGAGTCTTGTTTCTGAGTCGATTGACGACTGTGGGAGAGCAGAAAGCGGGGACATATttggtgaaggggggtggggacagaTTTTGGGGGAGAAGATGGCGGCATAATTTGGGGAGAGGGCGGCATAATTTGGGGAGGAGGGTATCatattttttggggggggagagaggggatataTTTGGGGGGGGGCGAGCAGGGGATATGttttggggagagagagaaggggacatGTTGTGGGGATTGGGGAACAGATTtcgggggaaagagaggggcatATTTTAGGGCAGAGAGGAGTGTATATTTTGGGGAGGGGCATACTTGGGGAGAGACGGCGTATTttttggggagggggtagtgggggggaggaggtggggtgagggagggaatgggaggTGGGGGTGTTGTTGGGGGGAGGACATATTTGGTGGAGGGGATATAAAtgaaggagatggggggggggggggacatatttGAAGGAGATGGGGCAGGGCATATttggaggaatggggggggggagatggggagagagggggatgtgggggagagaggggggatgcgggggagagagaaggggtgggggaggggggtggtgggggagggagaggtggggagagggagggggggggggagagagaggaggagagagggagggagagagagagagggggggggagagagggggggggggggagggggggagggggagaggggggggggggggggggggagggagagagagagggggggagagagagggagggagagagagagggggagggaggggggggggggggagagagagagagggggggagggaggggggtggtgggagagaggggggggttgggggagagagaagggggtgggggagagaagggggttggTGGAGGGGATATAAAtgaaggagatggggggggtggggcaggacaTATTTGAAGGAGATGGGGCAGGGCATATTTGGaggaatgggggagagggagagggggagaatgagagggtagagggggaagtaTTTCGGTGGGGTAGAGGGGAACATATTTCAGGGAGCGAGTGAGAGGGGGcgctccgctccgctccgctcGGGCCCAGAGCAGGGCCGGGCCGGACGCCATCGCCGGCTGAGTGGGTGACACGGGCCCGGCTCAGTTATATCTAGTTTAACCCCCTCGCCGGCTGACAGCCCGGGGCCTCGGGTAAGGACTGTGGTCGAGgagcggacggacggacggaagacaactcctcctcctcctccctcacaaTATCCCCGTTCATCAACAACAAACAACGGCGACCGTcgccccgcccgcccgccggccCCGgcccctctcactcactcactcaccgatcTCAAGgcctccgcctcctcctcctccactccctgtcCCGCTcccgctgctgctcctgctgagGGCGGCGGCTGTCGTCTCCCTCCTACTCCCTCCTACTCCCCGATTCTCCGCTCCTCCGTGCAGCCCCGCTCTCCGATTCCCATCGCCGGCACCCACACCGCGAGCGCGCGCCCCGACCCGTGCTCGTGCCCGCGCCCCGACCCGCGCTCGTGCCCGCGCCCCGACCCGTGCTCGTCCCCGCGCCCCGACCCGCGCTCGTGCCCGCGCCCCCGACCCGTGCTCGTGCCCGCGCCCCGACCCGCGCTCGTGCCCGCGCCCCGACCCGTGCTCGTGCCCGCGCCCCGACCCGCGCTCGCGCCCGCGatcaaccccctcctctcctccccccaaacTAGCTAAAATTGCTATTGGCGAAAACATTTTCTTCATAGTAATTGAGAGACAGATATCAGAACAGATAATCAAAGGCTTGGCCATGGAGATAGGTCTTCCAAGACATTTGAGAGGAGAAAACAAAGTTGGTGGGTCAAGAGACTTGGGGAAGGAATTCCAGAACTTGGGGCACATGTAAAAGCACATTTACCATTGGTGGTGCATTATTTAGAGCTACTATCGCAAATGACAAAgtgagaagtttagtttagtgatataacatagaaacaggcccaccgagtccatgccgaccattgatcacctgttctatgttatccaacttttgtaTTCActacctgcacactaggggcaatttagagaggcctacacatctttggaatgtgggaggacatcggagcacccagaggaaacccacgcggtcacagcgagaacgtgcaaactcctaaaCATGCAGGTAaaccaggcagtgaataaagaatggcatgttgaccttcataacaagaggagttgagtataggagcaaagaggtctttctgcagttgtacagggcccttgtgagaccacgcctggagtattgtgtgcagttttggtctccaaatttgaggaaggaattcttgctattgagggagtgcagtgtaggttcaccaggttgattcccgggatggcgggactgtcatatgttgatagaatgggagcggctgggattgtatactctgagatttaga encodes:
- the LOC129696009 gene encoding uncharacterized protein LOC129696009; the protein is MAKPLIICSDICLSITMKKMFSPIAILASLGGGEEGVDRGRERGSGRGHEHGSGRGHERGSGRGHEHGSGARARARVGARGRARVGARARARVGARARARVGARARGVGAGDGNRRAGLHGGAENRGVGGSRRETTAAALSRSSSGSGTGSGGGGGGGLEIGE